From a region of the Qipengyuania spongiae genome:
- a CDS encoding DUF481 domain-containing protein — translation MPRTVAAAFLISPIVLSATAVPATAALPDPVRAMLETARANSNPAVFDAVAATARQTNPDDAEEIDAIVAEVQAFRQGSAAKQAEAETLLIREAGPLQRWSGTGEIGAFTASGNSSNTGITGSLSLKREGIDWTHNLRASADYQRDNGRTTRERFFGAYEPRYQIGDNLFAYGLAQYERDRIQGYSGRYALSGGIGVTVVDNASLDLSAKAGPAFRHTDFVAGGTEDALNALVGVDFDWRFADGLTFTQDANLVAAAGGEAVAVIGGRSTSITLASGLDAKVTDRLTTRLAFTVDYDSNPPAGAVGTDTISRFTLVYGF, via the coding sequence ATGCCGAGAACAGTCGCCGCCGCCTTCCTGATTTCGCCGATCGTCCTTTCTGCGACGGCCGTACCCGCTACGGCCGCGCTGCCCGATCCGGTGCGCGCCATGCTGGAAACCGCGCGGGCGAACAGCAACCCGGCCGTCTTCGACGCGGTCGCCGCCACCGCGCGGCAGACCAATCCCGACGATGCCGAGGAAATCGATGCCATCGTGGCCGAGGTCCAGGCCTTCCGGCAGGGCTCGGCCGCCAAGCAGGCGGAGGCCGAGACGCTGCTGATCCGCGAGGCCGGGCCGCTCCAGCGCTGGTCCGGGACCGGCGAGATCGGTGCCTTCACCGCCTCGGGCAACAGCAGCAATACCGGAATTACCGGTTCCCTCTCGCTCAAGCGCGAGGGCATCGACTGGACGCACAATCTGCGCGCCAGCGCCGATTACCAGCGCGACAACGGACGCACCACGCGCGAGAGATTCTTCGGCGCCTACGAGCCGCGCTACCAGATCGGCGACAATCTGTTCGCCTATGGCCTCGCACAGTACGAGCGCGACCGGATCCAGGGATATTCCGGGCGCTACGCCCTGTCCGGCGGCATCGGCGTGACCGTGGTCGACAACGCCTCGCTCGACCTGTCGGCCAAGGCCGGCCCGGCCTTCCGCCACACCGATTTCGTCGCCGGCGGCACCGAGGACGCACTGAACGCATTGGTCGGCGTCGATTTCGACTGGCGCTTCGCCGACGGGCTGACTTTCACGCAGGACGCCAATCTGGTCGCGGCGGCGGGCGGGGAGGCGGTCGCTGTCATCGGCGGTCGCAGCACGTCGATTACGCTGGCTTCCGGTCTGGATGCAAAGGTGACCGACCGGCTGACCACCCGGCTCGCCTTCACGGTCGATTACGACAGCAACCCGCCCGCCGGGGCGGTTGGGACGGACACGATCTCGCGCTTCACTCTGGTCTACGGTTTCTGA
- a CDS encoding SDR family NAD(P)-dependent oxidoreductase, which produces MTWRRAVVIGATGGIGRALADRLEAEGTEVVRLGRSAGRAQDRIDLLDETSIAAAAERVTAGAPPDCVIVATGMLHGTEGLPEKSWRALSHEGLAQSFAINAAGPALVAKHFLPLLPREGRCVFAALSARVGSISDNGLGGWYSYRASKAALNMLVRTLAIELARKRPEAICIALHPGTVDTRLSEPFQGNVPDRQLFTPELSAARLLDVLGDVTPEQSGRIFAWDGSEIRP; this is translated from the coding sequence ATGACCTGGCGCCGCGCCGTCGTGATCGGTGCGACGGGCGGTATCGGACGTGCTTTGGCCGATCGCTTAGAGGCGGAGGGAACCGAAGTCGTCCGGCTTGGCCGCAGCGCCGGGCGTGCGCAGGACCGGATCGACCTCCTCGACGAAACCTCCATCGCGGCGGCGGCGGAACGGGTTACGGCGGGCGCTCCGCCGGACTGCGTCATTGTCGCGACGGGAATGCTTCATGGCACAGAAGGACTGCCGGAAAAGAGCTGGCGCGCGCTTTCGCACGAGGGGCTGGCGCAGAGCTTCGCGATCAATGCGGCCGGGCCCGCGCTGGTGGCCAAGCATTTCCTGCCGCTGCTCCCGCGTGAAGGGCGCTGCGTTTTCGCTGCGCTGTCCGCGCGGGTGGGCAGCATTTCCGACAATGGGCTGGGCGGATGGTATTCCTACCGCGCGTCCAAGGCGGCGCTGAACATGCTCGTCCGCACGCTGGCGATCGAACTCGCCCGCAAGCGCCCCGAGGCGATCTGCATCGCGCTGCATCCCGGCACAGTCGATACGCGCCTGAGCGAACCGTTTCAGGGCAACGTTCCGGACCGGCAGCTTTTCACGCCCGAACTGTCCGCGGCGCGACTGCTGGACGTGCTCGGCGATGTGACGCCCGAGCAAAGCGGGCGGATTTTCGCGTGGGACGGCTCGGAAATCCGGCCCTGA
- the rpsD gene encoding 30S ribosomal protein S4: MSKRKSAKYKLDRRMGENIWGRPNSPVNKRSYGPGQHGQRRKGKMSDFGLQLRAKQKLKGYYGDVTEKQFKRTYQEASRMKGDTGQNLIGLLEQRLDMVVYRAKFAPTIFAARQIVSHGHILLNGVKTNIASARVKVGDVVSLGSKAKDMALVIEAQSLPERDIPDYVSPDGNDKITFTRVPALDEVPYPVTMEPNLVVEFYSR; this comes from the coding sequence ATGTCGAAGCGCAAGAGCGCCAAGTACAAACTCGATCGCCGGATGGGCGAGAACATCTGGGGTCGTCCGAACTCCCCGGTCAACAAGCGTTCCTATGGCCCGGGCCAACACGGCCAGCGTCGCAAGGGCAAGATGTCCGACTTCGGCCTTCAGCTTCGCGCCAAGCAGAAGCTCAAGGGCTATTACGGCGACGTGACCGAGAAGCAGTTCAAGCGCACCTATCAGGAAGCCTCGCGCATGAAAGGCGACACCGGTCAGAACCTGATCGGCCTGCTCGAGCAGCGCCTCGACATGGTCGTCTACCGCGCCAAGTTCGCGCCGACGATCTTCGCCGCGCGCCAGATCGTCAGCCACGGCCACATCCTGCTCAACGGTGTGAAGACCAACATCGCCTCGGCCCGCGTGAAGGTCGGCGACGTGGTCAGCCTCGGCAGCAAGGCGAAGGACATGGCGCTGGTCATCGAAGCCCAGAGCCTGCCCGAGCGCGACATCCCCGATTACGTCTCGCCGGACGGCAACGACAAGATCACCTTCACCCGCGTTCCGGCGCTGGACGAAGTGCCCTACCCGGTGACGATGGAACCGAACCTGGTCGTCGAGTTCTACTCGCGCTGA
- the tgt gene encoding tRNA guanosine(34) transglycosylase Tgt, with protein sequence MTNPRFDFRVDATDGKARTGRIAMRRGEIRTPAFMPVGTAATVKAMKPEAVRATGADIILGNTYHLMLRPGAERMARLGGLHRFMNWDRPILTDSGGYQVMSLSDLTKLTEKGVEFRSHIDGSKHMLTPERSMEIQRLLGSDIVMAFDECPRADRPLAEIEASMEMSMRWARRSRDAFDTGGDHAANAALFGIQQGALDEGLRGRSAEVLRAIGFDGYAIGGLAVGEGQEAMFATLDFAPGQLPEDAPRYLMGVGKPDDLVGAVARGVDMFDCVLPTRSGRNGQAFTWNGPVNLRNARHAEDTGPLDERCACATCGTYSRAYLHHLTKAGEMLGAMLLTEHNLAFYQQLMAGMREAIGEGRFAEFEKQFAADYGQRG encoded by the coding sequence ATGACGAATCCCCGTTTCGATTTCCGCGTCGATGCGACCGACGGCAAGGCACGCACCGGTCGCATTGCCATGCGGCGCGGCGAGATCCGCACGCCCGCTTTCATGCCCGTGGGCACGGCCGCCACGGTCAAGGCGATGAAGCCGGAGGCGGTGCGGGCGACGGGCGCCGACATTATCCTCGGCAACACCTATCACCTGATGCTGCGCCCCGGGGCGGAGAGGATGGCGCGGCTCGGCGGTTTGCATCGCTTCATGAACTGGGACCGCCCGATCCTGACCGACAGCGGCGGCTATCAGGTAATGAGCCTGTCCGATCTCACCAAGCTGACCGAGAAGGGCGTCGAGTTTCGCAGCCATATCGACGGCTCGAAGCACATGCTGACGCCCGAACGGTCGATGGAGATCCAGCGCCTGCTCGGCTCGGACATCGTGATGGCGTTCGACGAATGCCCGCGAGCCGACCGGCCGCTCGCCGAGATCGAGGCGAGCATGGAGATGTCGATGCGCTGGGCGAGGCGCAGCCGCGATGCCTTCGATACAGGCGGCGATCATGCGGCGAACGCGGCGCTGTTCGGCATTCAACAGGGCGCGCTCGACGAAGGCTTGCGCGGCCGGTCCGCCGAGGTCCTGCGCGCAATTGGTTTCGACGGGTACGCTATCGGCGGCCTTGCCGTGGGCGAGGGACAGGAGGCGATGTTCGCCACGCTCGATTTCGCGCCCGGCCAGCTGCCCGAGGACGCGCCGCGTTACCTGATGGGCGTCGGCAAACCCGACGATCTGGTCGGGGCGGTGGCGCGCGGGGTCGACATGTTCGATTGCGTCCTGCCGACACGATCCGGCCGAAACGGTCAGGCATTCACCTGGAACGGACCGGTCAACCTGCGCAATGCGCGCCATGCGGAGGACACCGGACCGCTCGACGAGCGCTGCGCCTGTGCCACCTGCGGCACCTACAGCCGCGCCTATCTCCATCACCTGACCAAGGCGGGCGAGATGCTCGGCGCGATGCTGCTGACCGAGCACAACCTTGCCTTCTACCAGCAGCTGATGGCCGGGATGCGAGAGGCGATCGGGGAGGGGCGCTTCGCGGAGTTCGAGAAGCAATTCGCCGCCGATTACGGGCAGCGCGGATGA